The Streptomyces nitrosporeus genome includes a window with the following:
- a CDS encoding metal-sensitive transcriptional regulator: MDEESMQPVLNRLRRAQGQLAAVITMIEAGRDCKDVVTQLAAVSRALDRAGFKIVASGMRQCLAGGPDAPPMSQEELEKLFLALA; this comes from the coding sequence ATGGACGAAGAATCGATGCAGCCCGTCCTGAACCGCCTGCGGCGGGCGCAGGGACAGCTGGCCGCGGTGATCACGATGATCGAGGCAGGACGCGACTGCAAGGATGTCGTGACACAGCTGGCCGCCGTCTCCCGCGCCTTGGACCGGGCCGGATTCAAGATCGTCGCCAGTGGAATGCGGCAGTGCCTCGCGGGGGGCCCTGACGCCCCGCCCATGTCACAGGAGGAACTGGAGAAACTCTTCCTCGCCCTGGCATGA
- a CDS encoding NUDIX hydrolase, with protein MDQGNTAADSPVRTEPLVVVAAVVVQDGRLLVVSKKAAPGIFYLPGGKPDAGEDALGTLTREFEEELGVRPLEPRLLADVESIAALEGVPMRMTVFEALLSGTPSPAAELAHMRWVSGDEEGLHLAPAVRDHVLPLLRRKGVLA; from the coding sequence ATGGACCAAGGAAACACGGCGGCCGATTCGCCGGTACGGACTGAGCCCCTTGTCGTCGTCGCGGCGGTGGTCGTTCAGGACGGACGGCTCCTGGTGGTGAGCAAGAAGGCGGCGCCCGGGATCTTCTACCTTCCCGGCGGGAAGCCCGACGCGGGCGAGGACGCCCTGGGGACGCTGACGCGGGAGTTCGAGGAGGAGCTCGGTGTCCGGCCGTTGGAGCCGAGGCTCCTGGCCGATGTCGAGTCCATCGCGGCTCTGGAAGGTGTCCCCATGAGAATGACCGTCTTCGAGGCACTACTCAGTGGGACACCGAGCCCCGCAGCCGAACTCGCGCACATGCGGTGGGTGTCCGGTGACGAGGAGGGCCTCCACCTCGCCCCCGCTGTGCGGGACCACGTGCTCCCGCTCCTGAGGCGGAAGGGCGTGCTGGCGTGA
- a CDS encoding cytochrome P450 has protein sequence MNVNRTACPGQPPAPPGPGMLAHSRALRFWLDPANLDQAGPVVRTRTGPAIAYQVNDLALLRKVGSDEDTFRFWGPDTSLRDFTEDGVVGLEGAAHRERRAVMRPAFAASRLTSLGPSVQARTRQLLADLPADRPLDMRVEMSRLACGLLVSCVLNSELPPDTLSRIAAARSTLSGGIFWRYALAPWPWVPVPRRRACRRALAELDKAVRQVRTHHRPDPDGHDLVSLLEAAAPGDPHVVQRDIRALLIAGMETSASTLAWACYELGRHPHYQQALQDEADAAPDTSRLQAHQLPLATAFVQEVTRLHGIPFLVRRTRHQTCQGNVRIPAGAVVTLPLGALRRDRNRYTDPDVFDPRRWLPGAEPPPAHAALLAYGLGPRYCPAAAAADAMLPVALATLACSRTLRPAQPGRKIGVSLELTPTPKGLTMYATPCEPRLAGTGPAHGTDTASRSGAASTENGHA, from the coding sequence ATGAATGTGAACAGGACAGCCTGCCCCGGGCAACCGCCCGCACCGCCCGGCCCGGGCATGCTCGCCCACTCCCGCGCCCTGCGATTCTGGCTGGACCCGGCCAACCTCGACCAGGCGGGCCCGGTCGTCCGGACCAGGACCGGTCCGGCGATCGCCTACCAGGTCAACGACCTGGCGCTGCTGCGCAAGGTCGGCAGTGACGAGGACACCTTCCGGTTCTGGGGTCCGGACACGAGCCTGCGCGACTTCACCGAGGACGGGGTGGTCGGCCTCGAGGGGGCCGCCCACCGGGAGCGGCGCGCCGTGATGAGGCCCGCGTTCGCCGCGTCCCGGCTCACCTCTCTCGGGCCCAGCGTCCAGGCCCGTACCCGTCAGCTTCTGGCTGACCTGCCCGCGGACCGGCCGCTCGACATGCGGGTGGAGATGAGCCGACTGGCCTGCGGCCTCCTCGTCAGCTGTGTCCTCAACAGCGAGCTCCCTCCCGACACCCTGTCCAGGATCGCGGCTGCCCGCTCCACCCTGTCCGGCGGCATCTTCTGGCGCTACGCCCTCGCCCCCTGGCCCTGGGTGCCCGTGCCCCGGCGCCGCGCTTGCCGCCGCGCGCTCGCCGAACTGGACAAGGCCGTCCGGCAGGTACGAACGCACCACCGGCCCGACCCGGACGGTCATGACCTGGTGTCCCTGCTCGAAGCCGCCGCTCCCGGGGACCCCCATGTGGTGCAGCGCGACATTCGCGCTCTGCTGATCGCCGGCATGGAGACCAGCGCTTCCACCCTCGCCTGGGCCTGCTACGAACTGGGCCGCCACCCGCACTACCAGCAGGCGCTCCAGGACGAAGCCGACGCCGCGCCCGACACGAGCCGCCTCCAAGCACACCAGCTCCCGCTCGCGACCGCCTTCGTTCAGGAAGTCACCCGCCTCCATGGGATCCCGTTCCTGGTCCGCCGCACCCGCCACCAGACCTGCCAGGGCAATGTACGGATCCCGGCCGGAGCCGTGGTCACCCTGCCTCTGGGGGCCCTGCGCCGCGACAGGAACCGCTACACCGACCCGGACGTGTTCGACCCGCGGCGCTGGCTCCCCGGTGCCGAGCCTCCACCGGCGCACGCCGCGCTGCTCGCCTACGGTCTGGGTCCCCGCTACTGCCCCGCCGCGGCCGCGGCCGATGCCATGCTGCCCGTCGCCCTGGCGACCCTGGCCTGCTCGCGCACGCTGCGCCCGGCACAGCCGGGCCGCAAGATCGGCGTGAGCCTGGAACTCACACCGACGCCCAAGGGCCTGACCATGTACGCCACGCCATGCGAACCTCGGCTCGCCGGCACCGGGCCGGCGCACGGTACGGACACCGCTTCCCGTTCCGGGGCGGCTTCCACCGAAAATGGACATGCGTGA